The Sphingobium sp. JS3065 genome includes a region encoding these proteins:
- a CDS encoding DUF983 domain-containing protein, translating into MPDAMSAPDPHPPAPQPLLIGAATGACPRCGAKTLFSGPVRFAASCRSCGLDYGQFNVGDGPAAFLTLIIGALMVAMALILELKVHPPLWLHLLLWTPLTVAAVIGSLRVAKGALLILEYHNKAREGRLIAKDREA; encoded by the coding sequence ATGCCTGACGCCATGTCCGCCCCCGATCCTCATCCTCCTGCGCCACAGCCCCTGCTGATCGGCGCGGCGACCGGCGCTTGTCCGCGATGCGGCGCAAAAACCCTGTTTTCCGGCCCGGTACGCTTTGCCGCGTCCTGCCGCTCCTGCGGGCTGGACTATGGCCAGTTCAATGTCGGGGATGGCCCCGCCGCCTTCCTTACGCTGATCATCGGCGCGCTGATGGTGGCGATGGCGCTGATCTTGGAACTGAAGGTCCACCCGCCGCTCTGGCTGCACCTCCTGCTCTGGACACCGCTGACGGTCGCCGCCGTGATCGGCAGCCTGCGCGTGGCAAAGGGCGCGCTGCTGATCCTCGAATATCATAACAAGGCGCGCGAGGGGCGGCTCATCGCAAAGGATCGCGAAGCATGA
- a CDS encoding SURF1 family cytochrome oxidase biogenesis protein → MTRRLPLIPTLIVAAAVLVMIGLGVWQLQRRAEKEATLVLVAANPAKPSVAFPAYPPVPPELLFRRSSAHCLRVVRWHSEAGRAADGSVGYRYIAECATGAEGPGLLVAAGVARTPDAKPQWQGGQMRGWIGEEPDHRSFLSRIGGKAMPLRPMLIAGEAVPGLKPLAPPTAADVPNNHLAYAVQWFFFAAIAAIIYLLALRRRTPRP, encoded by the coding sequence ATGACCCGGCGCCTGCCCCTTATCCCGACGCTGATCGTCGCGGCGGCGGTGCTGGTGATGATCGGCCTGGGCGTCTGGCAACTCCAACGCCGCGCCGAAAAGGAAGCGACGCTGGTCCTGGTCGCCGCCAACCCAGCCAAGCCCTCCGTCGCCTTCCCCGCCTATCCGCCCGTGCCGCCCGAGCTTCTGTTCCGCCGCTCCTCGGCCCATTGCCTCCGCGTGGTCCGCTGGCACAGCGAAGCCGGGCGCGCCGCCGACGGATCGGTCGGCTACCGCTATATCGCCGAATGCGCGACGGGCGCGGAAGGCCCCGGCCTGCTGGTGGCGGCGGGCGTGGCCCGGACCCCGGATGCCAAGCCCCAATGGCAGGGCGGTCAGATGCGCGGGTGGATCGGGGAGGAGCCGGATCACCGCTCGTTCCTGTCGCGGATCGGCGGCAAGGCCATGCCCCTGCGCCCTATGCTGATCGCCGGGGAGGCTGTGCCGGGCCTGAAACCGCTGGCGCCGCCGACCGCCGCCGACGTGCCCAACAACCATCTGGCCTACGCCGTCCAGTGGTTCTTCTTCGCCGCCATCGCGGCGATCATCTACCTGCTCGCCCTGCGCAGACGGACGCCACGACCTTAA
- the thrC gene encoding threonine synthase, with the protein MHYVSTRGSAPALGFEDVTLAGLASDGGLYLPESWPSFSAEDIRALAGLSYVETAVRVMAPFVAGSLSEEELRDLCTAAYGRFSHDAVTPLVQLDHRHWLLELFHGPTLAFKDVALQLLGQLFERFLSRRDDHLTIVGATSGDTGSAAIDAVAGREKIDIFMLHPEGRVSDVQRRQMTTVLAPNVYNIAIDGSFDDAQALVKAMFNDAAFARRFNLSAVNSINWARLMAQVVYYFYAAVRLGAPDRAIAFSVPTGNFGDVFAGYVATKMGLPVAKLMVATNVNDILHRALAEGDYSQGQVVATATPSMDIQVSSNFERLLFDAGGRDGAALAEQMKGFEASKAMRLTNAQREGASALFTSARVDADAMTMAMRWAYDAAGQVIDPHSAVGLAAARSIDLDPAVPVVTLATAHAAKFPTAVERATGMRPSLPSRVGDLFAREEAYAKLPGTFEAVTAYVAERATPRG; encoded by the coding sequence ATGCATTATGTGAGCACCAGGGGAAGCGCGCCCGCGCTCGGGTTCGAGGATGTGACGCTGGCAGGGCTGGCGTCCGACGGCGGACTCTATCTGCCGGAAAGCTGGCCCAGCTTTTCCGCGGAGGATATTCGCGCGCTTGCGGGCCTGTCCTATGTCGAAACGGCGGTGCGGGTCATGGCGCCCTTCGTCGCCGGGTCGCTCAGCGAGGAGGAACTGCGCGATCTGTGCACCGCCGCCTATGGCCGGTTCAGCCATGACGCGGTGACGCCGCTGGTCCAACTCGATCACCGGCACTGGTTGCTCGAACTGTTTCACGGCCCCACGCTGGCGTTCAAGGACGTGGCGCTGCAACTGCTAGGCCAGTTGTTCGAACGCTTCTTGTCGCGGCGGGACGATCACCTCACCATCGTCGGCGCGACCTCCGGCGACACCGGTTCGGCGGCGATCGACGCCGTCGCGGGCCGCGAGAAGATCGACATCTTCATGCTGCACCCCGAAGGCCGCGTGTCGGACGTCCAACGCCGCCAGATGACCACGGTGCTGGCGCCCAACGTCTACAACATCGCCATCGACGGCAGCTTCGACGACGCGCAGGCGCTGGTGAAGGCGATGTTCAACGATGCGGCCTTTGCGCGCCGCTTCAACCTGTCGGCGGTGAACAGCATCAACTGGGCGCGGCTGATGGCGCAGGTCGTCTATTATTTCTACGCCGCCGTCCGCCTGGGCGCGCCGGACCGGGCCATCGCCTTCTCCGTCCCCACCGGCAATTTCGGCGACGTGTTCGCGGGCTATGTCGCCACGAAGATGGGCCTGCCCGTCGCGAAGCTGATGGTCGCGACCAACGTCAACGACATCCTGCACCGCGCCCTGGCCGAGGGCGATTACAGCCAGGGCCAGGTGGTGGCGACCGCGACCCCCAGCATGGACATCCAGGTCAGCTCCAATTTCGAGCGGCTGCTGTTCGACGCGGGCGGGCGCGACGGCGCAGCGCTGGCCGAACAGATGAAGGGGTTCGAGGCGAGCAAGGCGATGCGCCTCACCAATGCGCAGCGGGAGGGGGCCTCGGCCCTCTTCACCTCGGCGCGGGTCGATGCGGACGCCATGACCATGGCGATGCGCTGGGCCTATGACGCGGCGGGGCAGGTGATCGATCCGCATAGCGCGGTGGGGCTGGCGGCGGCGCGGTCGATCGATCTCGACCCGGCGGTGCCGGTGGTCACGCTGGCGACGGCGCATGCGGCCAAGTTCCCCACGGCGGTCGAGCGCGCGACGGGCATGCGCCCTTCGCTGCCCTCGCGCGTGGGCGACCTGTTCGCGCGGGAAGAGGCCTATGCCAAGCTGCCCGGCACCTTCGAAGCGGTCACCGCCTATGTCGCGGAGCGGGCGACGCCGAGGGGTTGA
- a CDS encoding class I SAM-dependent methyltransferase, producing MNLQTLTGEPWADYGLIDSGHGRKLERYGRYRFIRPEPQAMWAPAQDDWQADGEFIPGSDEEGGGRWFYERPVPAEGWPLHWNEVTFQASCTPFRHLGFFPDMAPVWDWMRGKIADKDQAQVMNLFGYTGVGTLAMAAAGAQMVHVDASKKSVAQARANAALSSLEDRPVRWIVDDAAKFVAREVRRGRRYDGILLDPPKYGRGPDGEVWRLEEDLPELIAHCRQLLDADSRFLFLTVYAVRMSALAIEELLKQAFADLPGTVEAGELTVREEARGLMLPTAIWARWSR from the coding sequence GTGAACCTCCAGACCCTCACTGGCGAACCTTGGGCCGATTATGGCCTGATCGATTCGGGCCATGGACGAAAGCTGGAACGCTATGGCCGTTACCGCTTCATCCGGCCGGAGCCGCAGGCGATGTGGGCGCCCGCGCAGGACGACTGGCAGGCCGACGGCGAATTCATCCCCGGTTCCGACGAGGAAGGCGGCGGTCGCTGGTTCTATGAACGCCCCGTCCCGGCCGAAGGCTGGCCGCTGCACTGGAACGAAGTGACGTTCCAGGCCAGTTGCACTCCCTTCCGCCATCTGGGTTTCTTTCCCGACATGGCGCCGGTCTGGGACTGGATGCGCGGCAAGATCGCGGACAAGGATCAGGCGCAGGTCATGAACCTGTTCGGCTATACCGGCGTCGGCACGCTGGCGATGGCGGCGGCGGGCGCGCAGATGGTGCATGTCGACGCCTCCAAGAAATCGGTGGCGCAGGCGCGGGCCAATGCCGCGCTGTCGTCGCTGGAGGACCGCCCGGTCCGCTGGATCGTCGACGACGCGGCCAAGTTCGTGGCGCGGGAAGTGCGGCGCGGACGGCGCTATGACGGCATATTGCTCGATCCGCCCAAATATGGACGTGGGCCGGATGGCGAGGTCTGGCGGCTGGAAGAGGATTTGCCGGAGCTTATCGCCCATTGCCGGCAGTTGCTGGATGCGGACAGCCGGTTCCTGTTCCTGACCGTCTATGCGGTCCGGATGTCGGCACTGGCGATCGAGGAATTGCTGAAACAGGCCTTTGCCGATCTGCCCGGCACGGTGGAAGCAGGCGAACTGACAGTGCGCGAAGAAGCACGCGGGTTGATGCTGCCGACCGCGATCTGGGCGCGATGGAGCCGCTGA
- a CDS encoding sterol desaturase family protein: MTAFPLALIFLATVAAMEGFAYVMHRWVMHGPGWFLHASHHRPRTGRWEANDLYFVIFAMPSILLLLGGVQWQWGDWATAVGAGVAAYGAIYLGFHDIIVHRRVAHRYVPRSAYMKRIVQAHRLHHVVESKQGCVSFGFLVAPPPEALKRELAANGKAGLRAAKGGLEG; the protein is encoded by the coding sequence ATGACCGCCTTTCCGCTCGCCCTGATCTTCCTCGCCACGGTCGCCGCGATGGAGGGTTTCGCCTATGTCATGCACCGCTGGGTCATGCACGGGCCGGGCTGGTTCCTGCATGCCAGCCATCACCGCCCGCGCACTGGCCGGTGGGAAGCGAACGACCTTTATTTCGTGATCTTCGCCATGCCCTCTATCCTGCTGCTGCTGGGCGGCGTGCAATGGCAGTGGGGCGATTGGGCGACGGCGGTCGGCGCGGGCGTGGCAGCCTATGGCGCCATCTATCTCGGCTTCCACGACATCATCGTGCATCGCCGTGTCGCGCACCGATATGTCCCGCGCTCCGCCTATATGAAGCGGATCGTCCAGGCCCACCGCCTGCACCATGTGGTGGAGAGCAAGCAGGGCTGCGTCAGCTTCGGCTTCCTCGTGGCGCCCCCGCCGGAAGCGTTGAAGCGCGAACTTGCGGCGAATGGCAAGGCTGGGCTGCGCGCGGCCAAGGGGGGGTTGGAGGGCTGA
- a CDS encoding TorF family putative porin: MRKSILGLSAVALAALSAPAFAQDEPTPELTVTGNAAVVTDYRFRGISQTDKRFALQGGITVTHASGFYVSTWGSSIDDYVAAGSDQELDLIAGYSKTVGAATFDVGVLYYYYPGSGGGNTDFVEPYASVKGTFGPATAKLSAAYAPKAKALSVGNGKEDNLYVAGDLSASIPNTPLGVSAHLGHSFGPSYLVPVGKGYTDWSVGATYTWSHLTFGVSYVDTDTHFRPNAGVGNFRDAARGGVVGSVTASF; the protein is encoded by the coding sequence ATGCGTAAGTCCATTCTCGGCCTTTCGGCTGTTGCTCTTGCCGCGCTCTCCGCGCCGGCCTTCGCCCAGGACGAACCCACTCCTGAACTGACCGTCACCGGCAATGCGGCTGTCGTCACCGACTATCGCTTCCGCGGCATTTCGCAGACCGACAAGCGCTTCGCGCTGCAGGGCGGCATTACCGTGACCCATGCGTCGGGCTTCTATGTCTCGACCTGGGGCAGCTCGATCGACGATTATGTCGCTGCCGGCAGCGACCAGGAACTGGACCTGATCGCAGGCTATTCCAAGACCGTCGGCGCGGCCACCTTCGACGTCGGCGTGCTCTATTACTACTATCCCGGTTCGGGCGGCGGCAACACCGACTTCGTTGAGCCCTATGCCTCGGTCAAGGGCACTTTCGGCCCGGCGACCGCCAAGCTGAGCGCTGCCTACGCCCCCAAGGCGAAGGCCCTGTCCGTCGGCAACGGCAAGGAAGACAATCTCTACGTTGCGGGCGACCTGTCGGCCAGCATCCCGAACACCCCGCTGGGCGTATCGGCGCATCTGGGCCACAGCTTCGGTCCCAGCTATCTGGTTCCCGTGGGCAAGGGCTATACCGACTGGAGCGTCGGCGCGACCTACACCTGGAGCCATCTGACCTTCGGCGTCAGCTATGTCGATACCGACACGCATTTCAGGCCCAATGCCGGCGTAGGCAACTTCCGCGATGCGGCGAGGGGCGGCGTGGTCGGTTCGGTCACCGCGTCCTTCTGA
- a CDS encoding mechanosensitive ion channel family protein — MMPGLPELLSRLPGDPAIVHPLIALALAVALYLVAGAFSRFASPRLRRRFRGLGEALAGHLRPILRHIIAASLMTVAVTFWPVGDFAHLILGAALALSLSLLAVHILRSLAIARLAVLPIALLLFVMVLSGSSGGFAPVADMLDGVGLDLGKRRVTLLGLVSMAAICVALFALVRLANRIVGRSIARTHGLDATQKLLAQKLAAIAVVVAAFFIGVDLLGIDLTAFAVFSGALGLAVGFGLQKTFGNLIAGIILLMDRSIKPGDVIVVGDSFGWVNKIGVRAVSVITRDGKEHLIPNENLMTQEVENWSYSDRNVRVRIPVGIGYDSNLKLAQELMLRAAQESPRVLRSPKPNVWLTAFGENRVEHDILVWISDPESGVGNVKSDVLGRLWLLFREHGVTIPYPQRVIHAPRDVTPPQ, encoded by the coding sequence ATGATGCCGGGATTGCCCGAGTTGCTGTCGCGGCTGCCGGGCGATCCCGCCATCGTCCATCCGCTGATCGCGCTGGCGCTGGCCGTCGCCCTCTATCTGGTCGCGGGCGCCTTCTCCCGCTTCGCCTCGCCGCGCCTGCGCCGCCGCTTCCGCGGCTTGGGCGAAGCGCTGGCGGGCCATCTGCGCCCGATCCTGCGCCATATCATCGCCGCCAGCCTGATGACCGTCGCCGTCACCTTCTGGCCGGTCGGGGATTTCGCCCATTTGATTCTGGGCGCGGCGCTTGCCCTGTCGCTGTCGCTGCTTGCCGTGCATATCCTGCGCAGCCTCGCCATCGCGCGCCTCGCCGTCCTGCCCATCGCCCTGCTGCTCTTCGTCATGGTCCTTTCAGGCAGCAGCGGCGGCTTCGCCCCGGTGGCCGACATGCTGGACGGCGTGGGCCTCGACCTGGGCAAGCGGCGCGTCACCCTGCTCGGCCTGGTCAGCATGGCCGCCATCTGTGTCGCGCTCTTCGCCCTGGTGCGCCTTGCCAACCGCATCGTCGGGCGCAGCATCGCCCGCACCCATGGCCTGGACGCCACGCAGAAGCTGCTGGCGCAGAAACTGGCCGCCATCGCCGTGGTCGTCGCGGCCTTCTTCATCGGCGTCGATCTGCTCGGCATAGACCTGACCGCCTTCGCGGTCTTTTCCGGCGCGCTGGGGCTGGCGGTCGGCTTTGGCCTGCAAAAGACCTTCGGCAATCTGATCGCCGGGATCATCCTGCTGATGGACCGGTCGATCAAGCCGGGCGACGTGATCGTCGTGGGCGACAGCTTCGGCTGGGTGAACAAGATCGGCGTGCGCGCCGTCTCCGTCATCACCCGCGACGGCAAGGAACATCTGATCCCGAACGAGAACCTGATGACGCAGGAGGTGGAGAACTGGTCCTATTCCGACCGCAACGTCCGCGTCCGCATCCCCGTTGGCATCGGCTATGACAGCAACCTGAAGCTGGCGCAGGAACTGATGCTGCGCGCCGCGCAGGAAAGCCCTCGCGTGCTGCGCAGTCCCAAGCCCAATGTGTGGCTGACCGCCTTTGGCGAAAACCGCGTCGAACATGACATATTGGTCTGGATCAGCGATCCGGAAAGCGGGGTCGGCAATGTGAAGTCCGACGTCCTCGGCCGGTTGTGGCTGCTGTTCCGCGAACATGGCGTCACCATCCCCTATCCGCAGCGCGTCATCCACGCGCCCCGCGACGTTACGCCGCCGCAATAG
- the metC gene encoding cystathionine beta-lyase has product MSQNSDKRGSRKPLTHLAQAGRKPEWTGMPGQPGGIVSPPVWRASTILYDDVAHLRSAAGRSTHERLFYGRKGTPTAWSLADALTEMEPGAEGTMLYPSGVAAIACALMAVLKPGDQLLMVDSAYDPTRNFCELMLRPLGIETVYYDPTVGAGIADLITDATRAIFLESPGSLTFEVQDVPAITALARERGIATLIDNTWATPYFFQALAHNVDISILACTKYIVGHSDVMMGSVTATPAFFPKIRQAAHLFGQMTSPDDAWLAARGLRTLGVRLNQHQASALRIAIWLSQQPDVARVLHPALPSCPGHDLWRRDFTGSSGLFSFVLKGGDEKSRAALIDGLDHFGIGYSWGGFESLALPVDPARYRTATAWQAKGPAVRLQIGLEDPDDLIADLDAGLARFRAARG; this is encoded by the coding sequence ATGAGCCAGAATTCCGATAAGCGAGGGAGCCGCAAGCCCCTCACCCACCTCGCGCAGGCGGGCCGCAAGCCCGAATGGACCGGCATGCCCGGCCAGCCCGGCGGCATCGTCAGCCCGCCCGTCTGGCGCGCATCGACCATCCTCTATGACGATGTCGCGCATCTGCGCAGCGCGGCGGGGCGCAGCACCCACGAACGCCTCTTCTACGGCCGCAAGGGCACGCCGACCGCATGGAGCCTGGCCGACGCCCTCACCGAAATGGAGCCGGGCGCGGAGGGCACGATGCTCTATCCCTCCGGCGTCGCGGCCATCGCCTGCGCGCTGATGGCGGTGCTGAAGCCCGGCGACCAATTGCTGATGGTGGACAGCGCCTATGACCCGACCCGCAATTTCTGCGAACTGATGCTGCGCCCGCTGGGCATAGAGACGGTCTATTACGACCCGACCGTCGGCGCGGGCATAGCGGACCTGATCACCGACGCCACCCGCGCCATCTTCCTGGAAAGCCCCGGCAGCCTGACCTTCGAGGTGCAGGACGTTCCGGCCATCACCGCCCTGGCGCGGGAAAGGGGCATCGCGACCCTGATCGACAATACCTGGGCCACGCCCTATTTCTTCCAGGCGCTGGCACACAATGTCGACATCAGCATTCTCGCCTGCACCAAATATATTGTCGGCCATAGCGACGTGATGATGGGATCGGTGACGGCCACCCCGGCCTTCTTCCCGAAAATCCGTCAGGCCGCCCATCTGTTCGGCCAGATGACCAGCCCCGACGACGCCTGGCTGGCGGCGCGGGGCCTGCGCACATTGGGCGTGCGGCTGAACCAGCATCAGGCGAGCGCGCTCCGGATCGCGATATGGCTGTCGCAGCAGCCCGATGTCGCCCGCGTCCTCCACCCGGCCCTGCCCTCCTGCCCCGGCCACGACCTCTGGCGACGCGACTTCACCGGCTCCAGCGGGTTGTTCAGCTTTGTCCTGAAGGGCGGTGACGAAAAATCCCGCGCCGCGCTGATCGACGGCCTGGACCATTTCGGCATCGGCTATAGCTGGGGCGGCTTCGAAAGCCTTGCGCTGCCGGTCGACCCCGCCCGTTACCGCACAGCCACCGCATGGCAGGCCAAAGGCCCCGCCGTCCGCCTGCAAATCGGCCTGGAAGACCCCGACGACCTGATCGCCGATCTCGACGCAGGCCTTGCCCGTTTCCGGGCGGCGCGCGGATGA
- a CDS encoding sulfurtransferase: protein MEILVSTDWLAGEIGKPDLRIVDASLFLPGTPRDPKTEFEAAHIPGAAFLDLPTLADPDDPRPGMLPTDAFMTERCRALGIDADSRIVVYDNSPTHSAARGWWMMRLYGVGKGAAMLDGGLPKWLAEGRPVESGMPRPAPGNAVAKRAAGQVRTKEELLANLESRAEQVLDARGAPRFTGEEKEPRPGMASGHIPHSRNIPSSAFYHADNSMKRGEELRRLFLDAGTDFDRPIITSCGSGVTAAIILAGLELIGKTDVTLYDGSWSEWGLDPATPKETGPAA, encoded by the coding sequence ATGGAGATATTGGTATCCACCGACTGGCTTGCCGGGGAAATCGGCAAACCGGACCTCAGGATCGTCGACGCCAGCCTTTTCCTGCCCGGCACGCCCCGCGATCCCAAGACGGAGTTCGAAGCCGCCCATATCCCTGGCGCGGCGTTCCTCGACCTTCCCACACTGGCCGATCCGGACGATCCGCGCCCCGGCATGTTGCCGACCGACGCCTTCATGACGGAGCGCTGCCGGGCGCTGGGCATCGATGCGGACAGCCGCATCGTCGTCTACGACAACAGCCCGACCCACAGCGCCGCGCGCGGCTGGTGGATGATGCGCCTCTACGGCGTGGGCAAGGGCGCGGCGATGCTGGACGGCGGCCTGCCCAAATGGCTGGCGGAGGGGCGGCCCGTGGAAAGCGGCATGCCCAGGCCCGCGCCCGGCAATGCGGTTGCGAAACGGGCCGCAGGGCAGGTCCGGACCAAGGAAGAGCTTCTCGCCAATCTGGAAAGCCGGGCAGAACAGGTGCTGGACGCACGCGGCGCGCCGCGCTTCACCGGGGAGGAAAAGGAACCCCGCCCCGGCATGGCGTCGGGCCATATCCCGCACAGCCGCAACATCCCCTCGTCCGCCTTCTACCATGCCGACAACAGCATGAAGCGGGGAGAGGAACTTCGCCGCCTCTTCCTGGATGCCGGGACCGATTTCGACCGTCCCATCATCACCAGTTGCGGCAGCGGCGTCACGGCGGCGATCATCCTTGCGGGGCTGGAACTGATCGGCAAGACCGACGTCACCCTCTATGACGGAAGCTGGTCCGAATGGGGGCTGGACCCCGCCACGCCGAAGGAAACCGGCCCCGCAGCATGA
- the queF gene encoding preQ(1) synthase, producing MTDTPTPLQPSPIHLGQASALPSRPEDAVLDYVPNPRPGKPYLVRFTAPEFTSLCPVTGQPDFAHLVIDYAPAATIVESKSLKLFLGSFRNHAAFHEDCTVGIGERLFAEMNPVWLRIGGYWYPRGGIPIDVFWQSGEPPAGLWLPPQDVPGYRGRG from the coding sequence ATGACTGATACGCCGACTCCGCTCCAACCCTCTCCGATTCATCTGGGCCAGGCCAGCGCCCTCCCGTCGCGTCCCGAGGATGCCGTGCTGGACTATGTGCCCAATCCCCGACCGGGCAAACCCTATCTGGTGCGCTTCACCGCGCCGGAATTCACCTCGCTCTGTCCGGTGACGGGCCAGCCGGATTTCGCGCATCTGGTGATCGATTACGCCCCCGCCGCGACCATCGTGGAATCCAAGTCGCTGAAGCTGTTCCTGGGGTCGTTCCGCAACCATGCGGCCTTTCATGAGGATTGCACGGTCGGGATCGGGGAACGCCTGTTCGCGGAGATGAATCCGGTCTGGCTGCGGATCGGGGGCTATTGGTATCCGCGTGGCGGCATTCCCATCGACGTGTTCTGGCAATCCGGCGAACCGCCCGCAGGCCTCTGGCTGCCGCCGCAGGATGTACCGGGCTATCGCGGACGGGGTTAG